The Nitrospira sp. SG-bin1 sequence TGACAAGTGATTGAGCAGGCCGATCACGTCATCAGCGGCTTGCTCGAGGGTATAACACCACAGCGGTGCGTCGGATTCCCCATGCCCGCGCAGGTCAATCGTAATGACACGGAACTGCGATGAAAGCGCTTCTTCCTGCTCGCGCCACATGGTCCGGTTGAGCGGAAAGGCATGGAGGAAGACCAGCGGAAGACCGGTTCCATGATCGTTGAACGCGAGCGTGATGCCGTTGATTTGAGCCTGCACGGGCAGCTCCGTTGATTGCGGTGTTCGTACCACCGGCGGCCGGCATGGTCAAGAGGCCGTTTGCGCACATACGACGCGGCGTATACAATCCTGCCATTCAAAGGAGTGAGATGGACAACTTTCCCGATCAGGCTCCTGATCTGTTCACACCTCTCGACGGCCCTCGCACGGTCGGGGCCCCGCTCGCAGAGCGGATGCGCCCACGCACGTTCACGGATTTCGTGGGGCAGGACGACATCACCGCGCCGGATCGACCACTACGGCGGGCCATCGAGACCGATCAGCTTTCGTCCGTGATCTTCTGGGGGCCGCCCGGTTCGGGGAAAACGACGCTGGCTCATCTGATCGCCCGGCATACGAGCGGACACTTTGTTCCATTCTCGGCTGTGACGAGCGGCGTGCCCGAGTTACGCACCATCATCAAGGCTGCCGAGCAACGCCGATCGATCAATGGGCAACGGACCATCTTGTTTGTGGATGAAATTCACCGCTTCAACAAGGCACAGCAAGATGCCTTTCTTCCCCATGTCGAACGAGGCACCGTTGTTCTGGTCGGCGCGACGACGGAGAATCCCTCGTTTGAGATCATCAGTCCCTTGCTGTCACGGTCGTTGATTGTCGTACTCAAGCCGCTGGGGGCGGAAGCGTTGGGTCAGATTCTTGATCGTGCGCTCACCGACGTGGAACGGGGACTGGGAGGATGGAAGGCGCACGTTTCCTCGGAGGCCAAGCACCGGCTGATCGCATTCGCCAATGGTGATGCGCGGGCGCTGCTCACATCGTTGGAATTTGTGGTGATGCAAGCGCCGGCTGAAGCTGATGGGACAAGGGTCATTGATGAAGCGACGCTCGAAGCGGCGTTGGGTAAGAAGGCGCTGCGGTACGATAAAGCGGGCGAAGAACACTACAACGTGATCTCGGCTTACATTAAGAGCCTTCGCGACTCCGATGCCAATGGAGCGCTCTACTGGTTGGCGCGCATGCTGGACGCCGGCGAAGATCCGAAATTTATCGCCAGGCGGATGGTGATTTTCGCCTCCGAGGATATCGGCAATGCCGATGCGGTGGCGCTCCTCGTGGCCACCGCGGTCGCACAGGCTGTCCAATTCGTGGGACTTCCGGAGGCACAGATCAATCTGGCTCAGGGCACCACGTACCTGGCATCACGACCCAAAGACAATGCGTCCTATGTCGGCCTCTTGGAAGCGCTCAGGGACGTACGAGCGCATGGCAATCTTGGGGTTCCCCTCCATCTGCGGAACGCGGTGACTCCTTTCATGAGAGACCTCGGCTACGGAGCCGACTACCGGTACGTCCACGACGACCCGTCGGCGCGAAGAGAGCAAACACACCTTCCTCCTCCGCTCCAAGATCGACGGTACTACCGCCCAAAGTCTCTGGAATAGGGCCGATTGTCCTCGTTTACATTCTTGTCTAATCGGTTATACTTAGAGTAATGAAGAGAGGAGAAGGAAAAACGTCCGCCGGCGTGGCGGCCTTGAGTGAACGGAGGAAATTCGTCCGGGCAACCTTGGTCGGCTCCGCCTTGGTGTCGCCGAAAAGCGGCGGGCGTGCCTGCACCGCGGTCTTGGATAATGTTAACAAGATCGGAGCCGGGCTTCACACCAAAGATCGTTTCCCTTCAAACGAGAAAGTCACTGTTTCCCTCGCCTTTCTCGATTCCGACGGAGCGGAACAACAGGAACGGCTCGACGGGACGGTCGCCTGGGTCAAGCCATGGGAAAAGAAAGGGTTTTTGATCGGAGTCGTCTGGGATGAATTGGTGACCAAAGAGAAGAACCGTTGGCTGTACTACTATCTCGAAGAAACCCTCAAAGCCTCCCCCTAACACTCTAAGCGGCCACGTCGTTACACGGTCCATCGACAACCATTGCGTCACGCCATGGTGCGGAGAGTTCCTACCCCATGGACACGAGTTGTTGCTTCACGTTTTCCAGTTCCGCCGACAACGATTCCCAACGAGCGGTCAGGCGCTCGAGATCGCGTTTCCACCCTTCTTGTTCTTCGTGCAGAACGTTCCACCTGCCGAAATCTTCGTAGAGCTTGGGATCGGCCAATTCCGCTTCACGGGCCTTGATCTTGGTCTCCGCCTCGGTAATGTCCCCTTCGGCTCGCGACACCTGCTTTTCCAAGCGAGCCTGTGTCTTGGTCAGGTCTCGTCGCTCTCCACCGCGTAGTTTCGGCTGAACCTGTTGTGCCATCGCCCGCGTAGGAGCGGAAGAGGCGGGTTGTGACGGCTTCGTGAGTTCCTCGCTCGTTTCCTTGATCGATTCAAACTCCTGGGCCTTCTTCCACAGATAGTACTCATAGTCGCCGATGTAATTGCGGGCTTGTCCCTCTTCGATTTCGACGATCCGGGTGGCAATGCGAGCCAGAAACGTCGGGTCATGGGAAATGAAAATGATCGTGCCGGGAAATTCCGCCAAGGCGTCAGTGAGCACATCCACGGAGGCCGGATCCAAATGGTTCGTCGGCTCGTCGAGCAGCAGGGTATTGGCGGGTTCGACCAGCATGCGGGCCAGGGCGACCCGGTTCCGCTCACCTCCGCTCAACGCCTTAATCGGTTTTTTTTGATCCTGGCCGGAAAACAAGAAGGCACCAGCGATCCCGCGTAGAAAATTCATTTCCGCATGTTTGGTGACTTCTTCGAGCGATTCGAGAATCGAATGTTCCGGGTTCAAGGTCTCGGCCTGGTGCTGGGCAAAGTAGTGTAAGGTCACGCCATGGCCCACGGTTCTGGTGCCGGTATCGGGAGGAAGCACACCGGCGAGCATCTTCAACAGCGTACTCTTTCCTGCCCCGTTTTCACCGACGAGCGCGACGCGCTGGCCTCGCTCCACCGAGAAATCGAGCGTCTTGTAGACCACCTTCTCGCCATAGCGTTTACTCGCTCCGGCGAGGTCCAAGACCTGGCGGCCGCTGACCGACGGAAGGGGAAACCGAAATTTGACCCGCTTCGGGTCCCGCTGGATTTCAATGCGCTTGACTTTCTCGAGCTGTTTGAGACGCGATTGTACCTGACTGGCCTTATTGGCCTGATAGCGGAACCGGTCGACGAACTTTTGAACCCGCGCGATTTCCTTGGCCTGGCGAGAGGCGGAGGCCTGCAATTGGGCGTCTTTTTCGGCTTTCAATTCTTGGAACAGCGAGTAATTTCCACGGTACTCCTCGATCGTATGGTGCCGCAGTTCCCAAATGTGCGTCACGACGCGGTCCAGAAAGGCGGTGTCGTGGCTGATGATCAGGAGCGTCATGCCGGATTGGAGCAAGAACTGTTCAAACCACCGTTGAGTGGGTTTATCCAGATGGTTGGTCGGTTCGTCGAGCATCAAGACATCGGGGTTCGATAAGAGCAGATGCGCCAGCGCCACCCGCATCCGGTAGCCTCCGGACAGTTTCTCTACGGGACGATGAAAATCACTCTCCGTAAACCCCAGTCCCATGAGAATGCGCTTGGCTTCGTGTTCAGGGTATTCATCCCGGTGGGCGGCATCGAGGGCGGTCTTGCCGGTGATGGTTTCCAGTTCCTGGGGGAGGTAGCCGATCCGAAGCCTGGGCCGTTTGCGGATCGAGCCCTTGTCCGGTGACTCTTCACCAAGGATCATGCGGAAGAGCGTGGTCTTCCCGGCGCCGTTGGGGCCGACGAGGCCGACTCGTGAATTGGGGCGAAGATGCGCGGAGGCTTCGCTCAACAGCACCTTCGTGGAATATTGCTTGCTGATGGATTCTATTTGGAGCATGGGCACAAACCTTCCGTCTGAAATTGAATAACGAGATCGACTGAGATGCACTCGATCGAAATGAATGGCTAGCAGGTTGGGAGGCGAGGCAGCTTGAGGAAATTAAACACAACAAACATTTTAGAATCCTAAGACACTTGAGGTTTTATCCCGCCGCAACGATTACGATAAACCTTAAAAAGAACGGCCGGCACGCGTTTCCATACAACCAAGACACTTGTGGGATTTATCCGGCGGCAATAGTTACGATACTACTCAAAAAAGCCGCCGGCTCAAACGGCTATCTAAAACTGTAAGACACTTGTGGGTTTTATCCGTCGGCTCAATAACGAAATCTCAAATTAGCCGACGGTACACACGATGTGCGGTATCTAAAACCCTGAATCACTTGTGGTGTTCATCCGGCCGCAACGATTACGATAAACCTCAAAAGAGCGGCCGGCACGCGCAAGCGAGGTTTGGTGGAGCTGGCCGGGATTGAACCGGCGACCTCGTGAATGCCATTCACGCGCGCTCCCAACTGCGCCACAGCCCCACTCTTGGAGATTCGGAAATCGAAATTGATATGGAAAATTAAGGCGTTGAAACAACAGTAGGCATGCTAACACGCAGCTCCGAGCCAGTCAACCGACCAGTTGTTCCTTCTCCGCCATCAGGACGCCAACAAAGCTTCGGATACGAAGTATCTCAACGACCAACTTGACAAAAGAATAGGCTACACCTACCATGAAGCCCCTTGGCTCTGATCTCCCAATAGGGGCAGAGCCATTTTTTCGTGCCGACACCGCTGTGGGACATCCTCAACGATGGGTAATCTCGTCATAATCGGTGCGCAGTGGGGTGATGAAGGCAAGGGGAAGATCGTCGATATCTTGGCCCGGGGCGCGGACATCGTCGTGCGCTATCAAGGCGGCTCCAATGCCGGCCATACCGTCATCAATGAACGGGGAACCTATATTTTCCATCTCATTCCGTCGGGGATTTTGTACCGGGGGACGACCTGTGTCATTGGAAACGGAGTCGTCGTCGATCCCGGCGCGTTAATCGAAGAAATGGATCAGCTCCAGACCAAGGGCATCCCGATCGGCAAGAACTTCGCCATCAGTCAGCGGGCCCACCTGATCCTCCCTTATCATAAGGCGATCGACCGGGCGTCGGAGCAATCGAAAGGGTCGCGGAAAATCGGGACGACCGGACGGGGGATCGGGCCTTCGTATGCCGATAAGATGGCACGGGTCGGCATTCTTATGGGCGACCTGCTGAATCCGCCCTTGTTCAAGAAAAAACTCGAAGAGAATCTTGTCGAGATGAATTGGTTCTTGGAGCGACTGTACAAGGTCGAGACCTTTCAGGTCGACAAAGTCTTCGAGCAATATTTAGGGTATGCCGACCGACTGAAGACGCACATTACCGACACCACGGTGTTGCTGAATCGCGCGATAGAAAAGAACAAAATCGTCATCTTCGAAGGAGCTCAAGGCACGAATCTGGATGTGGATTTCGGCACCTATCCCTATGTGACATCGTCCAGCGCGGCAGCCGGCGGAGCCTGTACGGGGACTGGTGTCGGCCCGACGATGATCGACGCGGTCATGGGCATCGCCAAGGCGTACAGCACCAGAGTCGGCAGCGGACCATTTCCCACGGAACTGACCGATGAAGTGGGACTAGGGCTGCAGGAAAGAGGTCGGGAATTTGGTTCGACGACCGGACGTGCCAGGCGTTGCGGCTGGTTTGACGCGGTCGTGGTTCGTCATGCGACGGTGGTGAACGGGCTTACCTCGCTGGCACTGACCAAACTCGATGTGCTCGACGGCTGCAAGGAGCTGAAGCTCTGTACCGGCTACAGACATGATGGCACCCTGTATAAAACGATGCCGGCGGATCTCGACGCGTTGACGAACTGTGTGCCGGTCTATCAACGGATGAAAGGGTGGAGCGCGGCGACGACCGCAACGACCAGCTATGCCCGACTCCCGGTTGAAGCGAAACGTTACCTGGCCCGCATCGAAGAGTTGGCCCAGTGCCGAATCGATATGATCTCGACGGGGTCCAAGCGTGTGGAGACGATCATGCTGCGCAATCCCTTGGACTGCTCTCGCCGACGCCCCAAACGCTCCTGAAAAATAGTCCATGGTCTTCGGTCATTCGTCAATGCTATGATGCGCGCTGTCTTCGGCTGGTTTCATCCCAGTCGCTTCACGAGTAACCAATGAGTTTAAATATTCAGGATGTTCAAAAAGGCCTTCAGGCAAGGTCCGCGACGCGGAGAATAATGAGGCGCACGGCGCGATAAAGACAGAGCGCCACGTTTGTGCGCGCCGGGCGAGTCGGTGAGCGCCCAGTATCTTGTAAAAGAGAGATGCGTGAATTTTCACCGATGCGAGAACGGAGCGGGAAGTCTTTTTCAACATCCTGATTGTGAGCCGGTAGCTCAGTCGGTAGAGCATCGCCCTTTTAAGGCGAGGGCCCTGGGTTCGAGTCCCAGCCGGCTCACCACTTTTCAATCACTTACAAATTACTCGCTGTCCAATGAACCTCCATTGGACAGCCATTGGACAGTCTCCCAAAACTCTCACCACATCGGCTGCAACAGTTCGGGTTATCGGCCGTCGAGATTTCGATGGAGACTTTCCTACAAGACATGGCCAAAATCTGGTTACTGCCAATAAAAGGAGTGGCCGGTTCTGCGGTTTTGGCTCACATACGGCCCGCTGATTAAGAGGCCATTCAGGGCCAATTTCACAAGGGTTTGATCGGTCAGCGGTTTCCCCCTTCATTTGTAAATTCATTTACTTATGACGGTTCTATGGATTCTATTGAATCGATAGAGTCTATGATTTAGACGCCGTCTATCACAAGTTGTCACAGCAAAGGCCCGCTGATTTTCGACCGAAAAGGCGAAAGTCAAGGGGCCTTTGTGATAAAAGACCGCCAAATTGTGATAAACGCAATTATCTCTTGGCCGATTCCTCTGGAGGCCAACGGCCCTTAGTTGAGAGAACGGATATGACACCACAACAGAATATTATTCTTGATGAGCTTAAGCAAAAGGCTAAAGGCAAGGTAGCGGCCCTCTTGGGTCGCCTTACTAAGATGGAAGGAGCTGCCGAACTAGCTACAGAATTGCCAAAGCTCATCGGACCTACGGCGCTTCTTGATAACAAGAAAGATTTGCAAAGAGTCTGGGAGCTTTTCGGACTTTATTTTCTGAATCAAGGACGTGTTCATGAAGCGATCCCTGTGTTCTATGAGTTGTATTATCGCTTGTTGGACTATCAAGAGAAGCATCACTGCCATGTACCTAAAGGCACGTCGTTGTTCTGGTTAAGCAGATGTCACTCATTAGCTCAGCGGCCAGTTCTAGCGAAGCGGTACATGATGTTAGCATTGTGTGAAGATTCTATTAGAGATAAGGGGAACTTCAGGGCTCATCTGTCTGGAGCCTACCAACAGTTAGTCTGGAGTTTTGGTCTTTCTCACAATGAACTGATCAACTACGCAGACCACATTTGGGGACTTTACAAGAGAAACCGTGTCATGGGCCTTTTCCCTGAATGGATCCTGCAACAGCTTGGCGATGCGTGGATGATCGAACAGCGCTCTTTAGCTGAGTCTTTTCTATACTTCCTCAATATACGATATGTTCGAGTCCTTCAAACAAGGTTGAAATCCCAACCGGGACGATCCCTAGAATGGCTCGCTCATTATCTACTGAGTACTATTCCCGGGTGCCGAGCCAAGATGAATGTGCGCAGCCAGTCCACCCAATATGACGTCGTTGGTGCCCTAGAAGGTCAAGATGTTGATTTTAGGTCCGACTTAGGCCGCTATTTGATCTGCGAATGCAAAGACTGGTCTAAGCCAGCAGATTTCACCACTCTTGCAAAGCTCGCAAGAGTTCTAGAGTCAGCCAAATGCAAGTTTGGTCTTTTGTTTTCAAAGCTGGGAATCACTGGCGAAGCACATACAACAGCCGCGACCAGGGAGTTGCTTAAAGTATTTCAAGATCGTGGAATCGTAATCATAGTCGTTTCATCTCAGGATATAGAAAAACTTGTTAGTGGTGATAATTTTATAACGATGCTCAGAGACAAATACGAGGAGATTAGGCTCGACCTACCAAAAAGATCCGTTGCCCATGCCAAAAGCAATTGAGGCCTTTCAGGACCGCTTTTATGCGATATGTCACCAGGTAGAATCAGGTGAAGCTGCGAGTAAGAATTGCCATCTCGCTATTTTGAAATAGGTTTTAATATTTTCAACCGTGAAAAATTCAATTTTCTTTTCCTGGCAGGGGGATACACCAACTGGAATTGGGAGGAACTTTTTAAGGAAAGCTCTTGCGGGGGAATCCTGCATCGATGAAGCTTTGCGCGACGAGCTAGTGGTGGACAGTGATACACAAGGTGAGGCAGGTCAGCCGCCTATAGCCGAAACCATATTTAAAAAAATCGATACCGCGGCCGTCTTCGTTGCAGATGTGACGTTCACTGCCAAGCGAGTAGATGGAAGGCCGACACCGAATCCAAATGTGCTCATAGAGTATGGATGGGCCTTAAAGTCCTTAGGCCATTCCCGGGTCATCTCAGTTATGAATGACGCATACGGCGAGCCTTCTGCAGAAACACTTCCTTTTGATCTTGCTCACGTTCGATGGCCAACATGCTTCACATTACAGGAGAATGCTTCAGCCGAGCACAAATCCGCCGCAAGGCGAAAATTAGTTGCCAGCTTGAAGGGAGCTATCAGGGCTAGCCTCGCAACGATATCACCACCTCCTGCCCAGCCGATACCCATATTCCCTAAAGCCGTCCCCAAAGACGGACCTGCTCGATTCAGAAATGCAAATGAGGAGCTCGGATATGGCGACGGTCATTCGCACAGGTCCTTGAAAGTGTATTTAAGACCAGGTCCTGCGATGTGGCTGCGGATTATGCCTTTTTCCCCTCCTGGAAGGAAATGGACCCCTCGCGAGCTTAAAGAAGTGGCGATCGCCGGTAACACCCTCAACCTTCTCCCTCTCGTGGAAAGTAAGGGCTATAGTTTTCTGCGAGCTGAAGATGGATGGGGGGCATTCGACTCTTCAGGACAGATTGACGAGCAACAAAAGCGAAGAGAAGCGTCAAGTATAGTGTTTGCTTTTGATACTGGGGAAATCTGGACCATCGATACAGAAGTCCTCGCAAGAAATAGCGACTGGATCCCTTTCATTCAGAAGTATTTCAATAAACGTTTGTCTGGGTATGCGCAATTCATAAAGGCCCTAGGTGTACTCCCACCCTACCACTGGATTGCGGGGATTACGGGAGTCAAAGGTCGTAAGCTGGTGGTGCCACAAATGTCTGGCTTTGTAAACATAGGGGGAGAAGCTCCGGTTTGTGTAAGCGACAACATAGAAGTTGAAGGGGTGTACAACGACGGGCAAGCGCCTGCAGAAGTGTTAATTCCCTTCTACGCTGCTTTATTTGAAAAGTGTGGCATCGAACACCCTTCCGATCTTGCCAAATAGGACTGGAACCTAGTTAAGGCTTGCCAATAGATTGCGAAAGGCAACTAGTCTTGTTGGGGTAATGCTCGTCAAGACAGGGGATAACAGCCCGCCACTCTGGAACGAATGAACTCTATCCTGGCGTCGACGAAGAAGAGATCATATTGGCCACAATTGTGGTAGCCAATGAATGGACCGGCTTGTCCGAGACCTGAAGACCTAATCGTCAAAGCCTTTGTGACCTATCTTGCTGCAAGGTTATATCCTGGTCTTCGAATAGTCGAATGGCCGGATAAGAACAACACACGCACAACCGATATTGATGCTATAGCTGAAAGCGGGGACAAACGCGTTGCCATCGAACACACAAGCACCGATTACCTTCCTAATCAGCGACTGCATGACGAGCGATTCCTACAAGCGATTGGTTATTTGGAGCAAGAGTTAAAAGGACAAATCCATTCTCACCTACGTGTGATCACTCCTTTCGGTGCAGTGCCAACAGGAATACGCTGGGACGAGATTCGAGATCGCCTACGAAGATGGATCCTTGATAACGTTCCTCAATTGCCAGCCGATGAGTCTAAACATAACATTAGCATTGAGGGAGTTCCTTTCCCCCTCACTGTACAGAAGCTGTACAGAAGTCTGTATCTGGCAGCCATGGTCTATTTTTCGCACGTAGTCTGGAGGAAGAATCAGATTTCCCTCAGCGGCT is a genomic window containing:
- a CDS encoding adenylosuccinate synthase (catalyzes the formation of N6-(1,2,-dicarboxyethyl)-AMP from L-aspartate, inosine monophosphate and GTP in AMP biosynthesis) → MGNLVIIGAQWGDEGKGKIVDILARGADIVVRYQGGSNAGHTVINERGTYIFHLIPSGILYRGTTCVIGNGVVVDPGALIEEMDQLQTKGIPIGKNFAISQRAHLILPYHKAIDRASEQSKGSRKIGTTGRGIGPSYADKMARVGILMGDLLNPPLFKKKLEENLVEMNWFLERLYKVETFQVDKVFEQYLGYADRLKTHITDTTVLLNRAIEKNKIVIFEGAQGTNLDVDFGTYPYVTSSSAAAGGACTGTGVGPTMIDAVMGIAKAYSTRVGSGPFPTELTDEVGLGLQERGREFGSTTGRARRCGWFDAVVVRHATVVNGLTSLALTKLDVLDGCKELKLCTGYRHDGTLYKTMPADLDALTNCVPVYQRMKGWSAATTATTSYARLPVEAKRYLARIEELAQCRIDMISTGSKRVETIMLRNPLDCSRRRPKRS
- a CDS encoding AAA family ATPase, which translates into the protein MFTPLDGPRTVGAPLAERMRPRTFTDFVGQDDITAPDRPLRRAIETDQLSSVIFWGPPGSGKTTLAHLIARHTSGHFVPFSAVTSGVPELRTIIKAAEQRRSINGQRTILFVDEIHRFNKAQQDAFLPHVERGTVVLVGATTENPSFEIISPLLSRSLIVVLKPLGAEALGQILDRALTDVERGLGGWKAHVSSEAKHRLIAFANGDARALLTSLEFVVMQAPAEADGTRVIDEATLEAALGKKALRYDKAGEEHYNVISAYIKSLRDSDANGALYWLARMLDAGEDPKFIARRMVIFASEDIGNADAVALLVATAVAQAVQFVGLPEAQINLAQGTTYLASRPKDNASYVGLLEALRDVRAHGNLGVPLHLRNAVTPFMRDLGYGADYRYVHDDPSARREQTHLPPPLQDRRYYRPKSLE